In the Sarcophilus harrisii chromosome 1, mSarHar1.11, whole genome shotgun sequence genome, one interval contains:
- the NEFH gene encoding neurofilament heavy polypeptide isoform X10, giving the protein MMSYGSADGLLQGPTYPLPLPLALGSGRKSAALMRSAAGGSASSGFHSWARSSGSGFRSRGALAASSTESLDSLNGPGLGGEGRGARNEKELLQALNDRFAGYIDKVRQLELQNRQLEGEAAALRQQQAGRSAMGALYEREIREMRAAALRLGAEQGQLRLEHERLLEDIAHAQQRLDDEARQREELQAAARALHRYADEAGLARAELQKKVQALQDEGAFLRRRHDEEVAELLGQIQAAGPPDGRDLVKSDVTSALREIRAQLEGHTVQNTLQSEEWFRVRLDRLSEAAKVNTDAMRSAQEEITEYRRQLQSKTTELEALKGTKDSLERQRSDLEDRHHADVISYQETIQQLDSELRNTKWEMAAQLREYQDLLNVKMALDIEIAAYRKLLEGEECRIGFGPGPFSFPEVPPKTPATSTHIKVKSEEKIKVVEKSEKETVIVEEQTEEIQVTEEVTEEEEKEEEKEVAEEETGEKEEKGKEEGEEAKSPEKEAKSPPTEEVTSPEKAKSPAKEEVKSPEKAKSPVKEEVKSPPEVKSPEKAKSPAKEEVKSPPEVKSPEKAKSPAKEEVKSPPEVKSPEKAKSPAKEEVKSPEKAKSPVKEEVKSPEKAKSPTKEEVKSPEKAKSPAKEEVKSPPEVKSPEKAKSPAKEEVKSPEKAKSPAKEEVKSPAEVKSPEKAKSPVKEEVKSPPEVKSPEKAKSPVKEEVRSPADIKSPVKAKSPEKGDAKSPEKEEDKESAPKKEVPKPPSAPVKEEGKEGKVKEAPKKTEEEKAPAKAEEPKDGKKEAPRKEAEEKPKEAQGGAKPEGAGNHQVAPAPEPAKGETKAKEAAKPQEKKGPEPPKTPSPPAAKEPEKPKQEEKKAEEKPQPDPKAKEEEKAPPKEAAKTEAPKASKPKAEKVEKSSSTDQKESKASEPGADDKAKKGDK; this is encoded by the exons ATGATGAGCTACGGCAGCGCGGACGGGCTGCTGCAGGGCCCCACGTACCCGCTGCCCTTGCCCCTGGCCCTGGGCTCGGGCCGCAAGAGCGCCGCGCTGATGCGCTCCGCGGCCGGCGGCTCGGCGTCCAGCGGCTTCCACTCGTGGGCGCGGAGCTCGGGCTCGGGCTTCCGTTCCCGCGGCGCGCTGGCCGCCTCCAGCACCGAGAGCCTGGACTCGCTCAACGGGCCGGGGCTGGGCGGCGAGGGCCGCGGGGCGCGCAACGAGAAGGAGCTGCTGCAGGCGCTCAACGACCGCTTCGCCGGCTACATCGACAAGGTGCGGCAGCTGGAGCTGCAGAACCGGCAGCTGGAAGGCGAGGCGGCCGCGCTGCGGCAGCAGCAGGCCGGCCGCTCGGCCATGGGCGCGCTCTACGAGCGCGAGATCCGCGAGATGCGCGCGGCCGCGCTGCGCCTGGGCGCCGAGCAGGGCCAGCTGCGCCTGGAGCACGAGCGCCTGCTGGAGGACATCGCGCACGCGCAGCAGCGCCTCGACGACGAGGCCCGCCAGCGCGAGGAGCTGCAGGCGGCGGCGCGCGCGCTGCACCGCTACGCGGACGAGGCCGGCCTGGCGCGCGCCGAGCTGCAGAAGAAGGTGCAGGCGCTGCAGGACGAGGGCGCCTTCCTCCGCCGCCGCCACGACGAGGAGGTGGCCGAGCTCCTCGGCCAGATCCAGGCCGCGGGGCCCCCCGACGGCCGCGACCTCGTCAAGTCCGACGTGACGTCGGCGCTGCGCGAGATCCGCGCGCAGCTCGAGGGCCACACGGTGCAGAACACGCTGCAGTCCGAGGAGTGGTTCCGAG TGAGGTTGGATCGCTTGTCAGAAGCTGCCAAAGTGAACACAGACGCCATGCGCTCGGCCCAGGAGGAGATCACCGAATACAGACGTCAGCTGCAGTCCAAGACCACCGAGCTAGAGGCCCTCAAGGGGACAAAGGACTCTTTGGAGAGGCAACGATCAGATCTGGAAGACCGCCATCATGCTGATGTCATCTCCTATCAG GAGACCATTCAGCAGCTGGACAGTGAGCTGAGGAACACCAAGTGGGAAATGGCCGCCCAGCTCCGAGAGTACCAGGACTTGCTGAATGTCAAGATGGCCCTCGACATTGAAATCGCAGCCTACAG AAAACTTCTGGAAGGAGAAGAGTGTAGAATTGGCTTTGGCCCgggtcctttctcctttcctgagGTGCCCCCCAAAACCCCGGCCACTTCCACACATATAAAAGTCAAAAGTGAAGAGAAGATCAAAGTGGTTGAGAAGTCAGAGAAGGAGACGGTCATTGTGGAAGAACAGACTGAGGAGATCCAGGTGACTGAAGAGGTaactgaggaagaggagaaggaagaagaaaaagaagtagcagaagaagaaactggagagaaggaagaaaaaggtaaagaagaaggagaagaagcaaAATCTCCAGAGAAGGAAGCTAAGTCTCCTCCCACGGAAGAGGTCACATCACCTGAGAAGGCTAAATCTCCAGCAAAGGAAGAGGTCAAGTCTCCAGAAAAGGCCAAATCTCCAGTGAAGGAAGAGGTCAAGTCTCCACCTGAGGTCAAGTCTCCAGAAAAGGCCAAATCCCCAGCAAAGGAAGAGGTCAAGTCCCCCCCTGAG GTCAAGTCTCCAGAAAAGGCCAAATCTCCAGCGAAGGAAGAGGTCAAGTCCCCCCCTGAGGTCAAGTCTCCAGAAAAGGCCAAATCCCCAGCGAAGGAAGAGGTCAAGTCTCCAGAAAAGGCCAAATCCCCAGTGAAGGAAGAGGTCAAGTCTCCAGAAAAGGCCAAATCCCCAACAAAGGAAGAGGTCAAATCTCCAGAAAAGGCCAAATCCCCAGCAAAGGAAGAGGTCAAGTCCCCCCCTGAGGTCAAGTCTCCAGAAAAGGCCAAATCCCCAGCAAAGGAAGAGGTCAAATCTCCAGAAAAGGCCAAATCCCCAGCAAAGGAAGAGGTCAAGTCCCCCGCTGAGGTCAAGTCTCCAGAAAAGGCCAAATCCCCAGTGAAGGAGGAGGTCAAGTCCCCCCCTGAGGTCAAGTCTCCAGAGAAGGCCAAATCCCCAGTGAAGGAGGAAGTAAGGTCCCCGGCAGACATCAAATCCCCAGTCAAGGCCAAATCTCCAGAAAAGGGAGATGCAAAATCCCCcgagaaagaggaagacaaagagagtGCCCCAAAGAAAGAAGTACCAAAGCCTCCTAGTGCACCTgtcaaagaagaaggaaaggaaggtaaAGTGAAAGAAGCCCCCAAGAAGACAGAGGAGGAGAAAGCCCCAGCCAAAGCAGAAGAACCCAAGGATGGCAAGAAAGAGGCCCCCAGAAAGGAGGCCGAGGAGAAACCCAAAGAGGCCCAAGGTGGGGCCAAGCCAGAAGGAGCCGGGAACCATCAGGTGGCCCCCGCCCCAGAGCCCGCAAAGGGGGAAACCAAGGCCAAGGAGGCAGCAAAGCCCCAGGAGAAGAAGGGGCCGGAACCCCCCAAAACCCCCAGCCCTCCGGCCGCCAAGGAACCCGAGAAACCCaaacaggaggaaaagaaagcagaGGAGAAACCCCAACCCGACCCCAAAgccaaagaggaggaaaaggcgCCTCCCAAAGAAGCCGCCAAAACAGAAGCCCCCAAGGCCAGCAAGCCTAAGGCGGAGAAGGTGGAGAAATCCTCCAGCACCGACCAGAAGGAGAGCAAAGCCTCCGAGCCCGGGGCCGACGACAAAGCCAAGAAGGGCGATAAGTAA
- the NEFH gene encoding neurofilament heavy polypeptide isoform X14: MMSYGSADGLLQGPTYPLPLPLALGSGRKSAALMRSAAGGSASSGFHSWARSSGSGFRSRGALAASSTESLDSLNGPGLGGEGRGARNEKELLQALNDRFAGYIDKVRQLELQNRQLEGEAAALRQQQAGRSAMGALYEREIREMRAAALRLGAEQGQLRLEHERLLEDIAHAQQRLDDEARQREELQAAARALHRYADEAGLARAELQKKVQALQDEGAFLRRRHDEEVAELLGQIQAAGPPDGRDLVKSDVTSALREIRAQLEGHTVQNTLQSEEWFRVRLDRLSEAAKVNTDAMRSAQEEITEYRRQLQSKTTELEALKGTKDSLERQRSDLEDRHHADVISYQETIQQLDSELRNTKWEMAAQLREYQDLLNVKMALDIEIAAYRKLLEGEECRIGFGPGPFSFPEVPPKTPATSTHIKVKSEEKIKVVEKSEKETVIVEEQTEEIQVTEEVTEEEEKEEEKEVAEEETGEKEEKGKEEGEEAKSPEKEAKSPPTEEVTSPEKAKSPAKEEVKSPEKAKSPVKEEVKSPPEVKSPEKAKSPAKEEVKSPPEVKSPEKAKSPAKEEVKSPPEVKSPEKAKSPTKEEVKSPEKAKSPVKEEVKSPPEVKSPEKAKSPVKEEVRSPADIKSPVKAKSPEKGDAKSPEKEEDKESAPKKEVPKPPSAPVKEEGKEGKVKEAPKKTEEEKAPAKAEEPKDGKKEAPRKEAEEKPKEAQGGAKPEGAGNHQVAPAPEPAKGETKAKEAAKPQEKKGPEPPKTPSPPAAKEPEKPKQEEKKAEEKPQPDPKAKEEEKAPPKEAAKTEAPKASKPKAEKVEKSSSTDQKESKASEPGADDKAKKGDK, encoded by the exons ATGATGAGCTACGGCAGCGCGGACGGGCTGCTGCAGGGCCCCACGTACCCGCTGCCCTTGCCCCTGGCCCTGGGCTCGGGCCGCAAGAGCGCCGCGCTGATGCGCTCCGCGGCCGGCGGCTCGGCGTCCAGCGGCTTCCACTCGTGGGCGCGGAGCTCGGGCTCGGGCTTCCGTTCCCGCGGCGCGCTGGCCGCCTCCAGCACCGAGAGCCTGGACTCGCTCAACGGGCCGGGGCTGGGCGGCGAGGGCCGCGGGGCGCGCAACGAGAAGGAGCTGCTGCAGGCGCTCAACGACCGCTTCGCCGGCTACATCGACAAGGTGCGGCAGCTGGAGCTGCAGAACCGGCAGCTGGAAGGCGAGGCGGCCGCGCTGCGGCAGCAGCAGGCCGGCCGCTCGGCCATGGGCGCGCTCTACGAGCGCGAGATCCGCGAGATGCGCGCGGCCGCGCTGCGCCTGGGCGCCGAGCAGGGCCAGCTGCGCCTGGAGCACGAGCGCCTGCTGGAGGACATCGCGCACGCGCAGCAGCGCCTCGACGACGAGGCCCGCCAGCGCGAGGAGCTGCAGGCGGCGGCGCGCGCGCTGCACCGCTACGCGGACGAGGCCGGCCTGGCGCGCGCCGAGCTGCAGAAGAAGGTGCAGGCGCTGCAGGACGAGGGCGCCTTCCTCCGCCGCCGCCACGACGAGGAGGTGGCCGAGCTCCTCGGCCAGATCCAGGCCGCGGGGCCCCCCGACGGCCGCGACCTCGTCAAGTCCGACGTGACGTCGGCGCTGCGCGAGATCCGCGCGCAGCTCGAGGGCCACACGGTGCAGAACACGCTGCAGTCCGAGGAGTGGTTCCGAG TGAGGTTGGATCGCTTGTCAGAAGCTGCCAAAGTGAACACAGACGCCATGCGCTCGGCCCAGGAGGAGATCACCGAATACAGACGTCAGCTGCAGTCCAAGACCACCGAGCTAGAGGCCCTCAAGGGGACAAAGGACTCTTTGGAGAGGCAACGATCAGATCTGGAAGACCGCCATCATGCTGATGTCATCTCCTATCAG GAGACCATTCAGCAGCTGGACAGTGAGCTGAGGAACACCAAGTGGGAAATGGCCGCCCAGCTCCGAGAGTACCAGGACTTGCTGAATGTCAAGATGGCCCTCGACATTGAAATCGCAGCCTACAG AAAACTTCTGGAAGGAGAAGAGTGTAGAATTGGCTTTGGCCCgggtcctttctcctttcctgagGTGCCCCCCAAAACCCCGGCCACTTCCACACATATAAAAGTCAAAAGTGAAGAGAAGATCAAAGTGGTTGAGAAGTCAGAGAAGGAGACGGTCATTGTGGAAGAACAGACTGAGGAGATCCAGGTGACTGAAGAGGTaactgaggaagaggagaaggaagaagaaaaagaagtagcagaagaagaaactggagagaaggaagaaaaaggtaaagaagaaggagaagaagcaaAATCTCCAGAGAAGGAAGCTAAGTCTCCTCCCACGGAAGAGGTCACATCACCTGAGAAGGCTAAATCTCCAGCAAAGGAAGAGGTCAAGTCTCCAGAAAAGGCCAAATCTCCAGTGAAGGAAGAGGTCAAGTCTCCACCTGAGGTCAAGTCTCCAGAAAAGGCCAAATCCCCAGCAAAGGAAGAGGTCAAGTCCCCCCCTGAGGTCAAGTCACCAGAAAAGGCCAAATCCCCAGCGAAGGAAGAGGTCAAGTCCCCCCCTGAGGTCAAGTCTCCAGAAAAGGCCAAATCCCCAACAAAGGAAGAGGTCAAATCTCCAGAGAAGGCCAAATCCCCAGTAAAAGAAGAGGTCAAGTCCCCCCCTGAG GTCAAGTCTCCAGAGAAGGCCAAATCCCCAGTGAAGGAGGAAGTAAGGTCCCCGGCAGACATCAAATCCCCAGTCAAGGCCAAATCTCCAGAAAAGGGAGATGCAAAATCCCCcgagaaagaggaagacaaagagagtGCCCCAAAGAAAGAAGTACCAAAGCCTCCTAGTGCACCTgtcaaagaagaaggaaaggaaggtaaAGTGAAAGAAGCCCCCAAGAAGACAGAGGAGGAGAAAGCCCCAGCCAAAGCAGAAGAACCCAAGGATGGCAAGAAAGAGGCCCCCAGAAAGGAGGCCGAGGAGAAACCCAAAGAGGCCCAAGGTGGGGCCAAGCCAGAAGGAGCCGGGAACCATCAGGTGGCCCCCGCCCCAGAGCCCGCAAAGGGGGAAACCAAGGCCAAGGAGGCAGCAAAGCCCCAGGAGAAGAAGGGGCCGGAACCCCCCAAAACCCCCAGCCCTCCGGCCGCCAAGGAACCCGAGAAACCCaaacaggaggaaaagaaagcagaGGAGAAACCCCAACCCGACCCCAAAgccaaagaggaggaaaaggcgCCTCCCAAAGAAGCCGCCAAAACAGAAGCCCCCAAGGCCAGCAAGCCTAAGGCGGAGAAGGTGGAGAAATCCTCCAGCACCGACCAGAAGGAGAGCAAAGCCTCCGAGCCCGGGGCCGACGACAAAGCCAAGAAGGGCGATAAGTAA